One genomic segment of Pseudomonadales bacterium includes these proteins:
- a CDS encoding MaoC family dehydratase N-terminal domain-containing protein has protein sequence MATINPPGFPIERGKIHEFANSLQDDNPMYHDEVAAKAAGLPSVPAPPTYTATSAHFSSGDDGSAIKSLGLDLRFVLHGGQEFEFVRPVFAGDVLTMRTGEVKSFVKEGKRGGQMKIFDMFSEYVDQNGNVVIKVKNTVLQTGGVVKDG, from the coding sequence ATGGCTACGATCAATCCTCCGGGATTTCCGATCGAGCGTGGCAAGATCCATGAATTTGCCAACTCGCTTCAAGACGACAACCCCATGTATCACGACGAGGTCGCAGCCAAGGCAGCCGGTCTGCCTTCAGTCCCGGCCCCTCCGACCTACACCGCCACCTCCGCCCATTTTTCCAGCGGCGATGATGGCAGCGCGATCAAAAGTCTGGGTCTTGACCTGCGCTTCGTGCTCCACGGTGGCCAGGAGTTCGAGTTCGTCCGACCAGTCTTTGCCGGCGATGTGCTGACGATGCGCACCGGTGAAGTCAAATCCTTCGTCAAGGAAGGCAAGCGCGGCGGCCAGATGAAAATCTTCGACATGTTCAGCGAATATGTCGATCAGAACGGCAACGTCGTGATCAAGGTCAAGAACACCGTATTGCAGACTGGAGGAGTGGTCAAAGATGGCTGA
- a CDS encoding dihydroxy-acid dehydratase, with product MADSAFDKIKEGDEYSFVVKNFNRTQFVKYAGAGGDFNPIHHDQTFAESAGLPTVFGMGMLTSGMLARVLTDWFGATSVKKYGFRFKTRLWPGDDVTFKGVATKVYSEGGIKHVDLDLTAVNQKGEVLIESNATCRPWKP from the coding sequence ATGGCTGATTCAGCATTCGACAAAATCAAGGAAGGTGACGAATACAGCTTCGTCGTCAAGAATTTCAACCGCACCCAGTTCGTCAAGTACGCCGGCGCCGGTGGCGACTTCAACCCGATCCACCATGATCAGACCTTCGCCGAATCCGCCGGCCTGCCGACGGTCTTTGGCATGGGGATGCTCACCTCGGGCATGCTGGCACGGGTGCTGACCGACTGGTTCGGCGCCACCTCGGTGAAGAAGTACGGTTTTCGCTTCAAGACCCGCCTGTGGCCGGGCGATGATGTCACCTTCAAGGGTGTGGCCACCAAGGTCTACAGCGAAGGCGGCATCAAGCATGTCGATCTCGACCTCACCGCTGTCAATCAGAAAGGTGAAGTGCTGATCGAGAGCAACGCCACCTGCCGTCCCTGGAAGCCCTGA